Proteins from a genomic interval of Yarrowia lipolytica chromosome 1E, complete sequence:
- a CDS encoding mitochondrial 54S ribosomal protein uL4m (Compare to YALI0E20493g, similar to Saccharomyces cerevisiae YML6 (YML025C); ancestral locus Anc_5.565, similar to uniprot|P51998 Saccharomyces cerevisiae YML025c YML6 ribosomal protein mitochondrial) has translation MIRRLIPGLTSGLRRGFASEASGAAKQATVDTLPGAAKLPEFVLTSVRQFPSLEPTRLQPVTSQMLGAQVHKDLLWRAVVYEADRQRVGASNPPGREQMGYSTRKLHKQKGMGKARVGDAGSPTRTQGGFALDRNAPNKMATGLPKQVYASAIRAALTSQYQEGRLFVVDGPCELPESVKDNTTFGQQWLQGELGFGKKEMTVFLVDTERPILDSVLGKDNLKADIVPKEFIEVRDILKARNVVVEYDVLKWLAAKYPTRDLFGSFKPWTN, from the coding sequence ATGATCCGGCGACTAATTCCAGGACTGACCTCCGGGCTACGACGGGGCTTTGCCTCCGAGGCCTCCGGAGCTGCCAAGCAGGCCACCGTCGACACACTGCCCGGCGCAGCAAAGTTGCCCGAGTTCGTTCTCACCTCGGTGCGACAGTTTCCCTCTCTTGAGCCCACACGTCTACAGCCTGTCACCTCGCAAATGCTGGGTGCTCAGGTCCACAAGGATCTGCTGTGGAGAGCCGTGGTCTACGAGGCTGATCGACAGCGAGTAGGAGCCTCCAATCCCCCTGGTCGAGAGCAGATGGGCTACTCTACCCGAAAGCTTCACAAGCAGAAGGGAATGGGTAAGGCCCGAGTCGGTGATGCTGGTTCACCCACACGAACACAGGGAGGTTTCGCGCTCGACAGAAATGCCCCCAACAAGATGGCCACCGGACTGCCCAAGCAGGTGTACGCCTCGGCCATCCGAGCTGCCCTTACGTCACAGTACCAGGAGGGTCGACTTTTTGTAGTTGACGGCCCCTGTGAGCTGCCAGAGTCCGTCAAGGACAACACAACCTTTGGACAACAGTGGCTGCAGGGCGAGCTTGGCTTTGgtaagaaggagatgaccGTTTTCCTGGTTGACACCGAGCGACCCATTCTGGACTCTGTGCTCGGAAAGGACAACCTCAAGGCCGACATTGTGCCCAAGGAGTTCATTGAGGTGCgagacattctcaaggcccGAAATGTGGTTGTTGAGTACGACGTGCTCAAGTGGCTGGCCGCCAAGTATCCCACCCGGGATCTCTTCGGCTCCTTCAAGCCCTGGACTAATTAG
- a CDS encoding uncharacterized protein (Compare to YALI0E20515g, weakly similar to DEHA0G10219g Debaryomyces hansenii) has product MDEAFHLQPHTHVSSKKVVDVGGIRTMVYGLEELPKRCKAVGVLYLAHPRLQNYMYTEYLAHELLSRCREAAVDRSPEADQRDLPATNTGIEALKASRPHVTRTDSHTSRRHSYTPWTNYIAVTFDLRNHGSRTLTAQRSLDWEAGNDTHAVDMMSIIDGSTDDLLLVMQYLPAVLDAQLRNVAPKWYNIVSGVSLGGHIAWRSVARNKDQDIFAIAPIIGSPSMRTLFEDRLDQHRQKTGSLKNTNPQCQYLIPEPLKDIIARDDARVFDMSTDTHVFIATGEDDALVKDSYSHEWIEHFKKNGGSPEYVCQEGVGHVCTNYMVTRLAEWIVRITSG; this is encoded by the coding sequence ATGGACGAAGCGTTTCATTTGCAGCCCCACACCCACGTCTCGTCCAAAAAGGTGGTCGACGTGGGTGGCATCCGCACCATGGTCTACGGCCTCGAAGAGCTGCCCAAACGGTGCAAGGCCGTCGGAGTGCTTTACCTGGCCCATCCCAGGCTGCAGAACTACATGTACACCGAATATCTGGCCCACGAACTGCTCTCTCGGTGTCGCGAGGCAGCTGTGGACCGGTCGCCCGAGGCCGACCAGCGAGACCTGCCTGCCACCAACACCGGGatcgaggctctcaaggcaTCCCGACCGCATGTGACAAGAACCGATTCACACACCTCGCGACGGCACTCGTACACGCCCTGGACAAACTACATTGCCGTGACGTTCGATCTGCGAAACCACGGCTCGCGAACTCTCACGGCCCAACGGTCTCTTGATTGGGAGGCAGGAAACGACACCCATGCCGTGGATATGATGTCCATCATCGACGGCTCCACAGAcgacctgctgctggtcatGCAGTACCTGCCAGCAGTGCTGGACGCACAGCTCCGCAACGTGGCACCCAAATGGTACAACATTGTGTCTGGAGTGTCACTGGGAGGCCACATTGCCTGGCGATCTGTGGCCCGCAACAAGGACCAGGACATTTTTGCCATTGCACCAATAATCGGATCGCCCAGCATGCGCACGCTATTCGAGGACCGGCTGGACCAGCACCGGCAAAAGACAGGCTCCctcaaaaacaccaaccCTCAGTGCCAATACCTGATTCCCGAGCCATTAAAGGACATCATTGCCCGTGACGACGCACGGGTATTTGACATGTCTACAGACACACATGTCTTCATTGCCACCGGTGAGGACGATGCGTTGGTCAAGGACTCATACTCGCATGAGTGGATCGAGCATTTCAAAAAGAATGGCGGTAGCCCCGAGTACGTGTGCCAGGAGGGCGTGGGCCACGTTTGCACAAACTACATGGTGACGCGCTTAGCAGAGTGGATTGTGCGGATTACCAGCGGGTGA
- a CDS encoding uncharacterized protein (Compare to YALI0E20537g, similar to uniprot|P35817 Saccharomyces cerevisiae YLR399c BDF1 sporulation protein), translated as MTTMETTPTVNASDVDVKRPGDDVEKDDIKRPRVEDTDAMDTEEPKPTDSKDATESKPDEAPKSDESEVKESDDKPTEETKPEVKTEDTKGQQDESAHSEAASLPTPSSSIVESDKPVVEMPKHQVKYAASSLKAVKRLKDAAPFIHPVDPVKLNIPTYFEVIKHPMDLGTMEKKLNNGEYGTKEDMIADVQRIVDNCLTFNGADSFISSMAKSLFTSFERHMFNFPSADAPTEPQKKKKSLGGGSSTRTPRGSMTAGSEETYALQPSGVPTIRRESAIDGRPKREIHPPKPKDLPYTNIKPRKKKHAIELRFCNQVLKELTSKKHEEYSFPFLLPVDPVALNCPSYFKIIKEPMDLSTVQEKMNNNAYETADEFESDVRLIFKNCYRFNPDGTPVNKMGKRLEAIFDKKWAEKPIPPPSPPPTMDDSSDYDEYSSDEDLASSITNPAIAFLEEQIERMKQELTKMKKDAAREMKRSRRRGSSKRSKSSSKRKGSRSSDSGGVVVSYEMKKELSERIPQLKEKQLQHVINLIHESMPQLKSEGQDEIELDMDQLDPHTLMKLYNYVVKDDSKKKSSSGGKSTSSSRPSSSVYPGQRKKSKPMSESEQAQQIEQIQKKLRQFDEAEGGSATPPPTNGHFDDSSDDDSGSSSEEE; from the coding sequence atgACTACTATGGAGACGACCCCCACAGTCAACGCTTCAGATGTGGACGTGAAGCGACCCGGCGACgacgtggagaaggacgacatCAAGCGTCCTCGTGTGGAGGACACCGACGCCATGGACACAGAGGAGCCAAAACCCACTGACTCCAAGGACGCCACCGAGTCCAAGCCCGACGAGGCGCCCAAGTCAGACGAGTCGGAGGTTAAGGAATCTGATGACAAGCCTACCGAAGAGACCAAGCCTGAGGTCAAGACGGAAGATACCAAGGGGCAGCAGGACGAATCCGCTCACTCTGAGGCAGCCTCTCTGCCCActccttcctcctccattgtCGAGTCCGACAAACCTGTGGTGGAAATGCCAAAGCACCAAGTCAAGTATGCGGCATCATCTCTCAAGGCCGTGAAGCGGCTCAAGGATGCCGCACCGTTCATCCACCCCGTGGACCCCGTCAAGCTCAACATCCCAACATACTTTGAGGTAATCAAGCATCCCATGGATCTTGGCaccatggagaagaagctcaacaacgGCGAGTACGGCACGAAAGAAGATATGATTGCCGACGTTCAGCGGATTGTCGACAACTGCCTGACTTTCAATGGCGCCGATTCTTTCATTTCCAGCATGGCCAAGTCACTCTTCACATCGTTTGAACGTCACATGTTCAACTTCCCCAGTGCCGACGCCCCAACAGAGCCccaaaagaagaagaagtcttTGGGTGGCGGTTCCAGCACCCGGACTCCTCGAGGATCTATGACTGCTGGCAGTGAAGAGACCTACGCACTACAACCCAGTGGCGTCCCCACTATTCGACGGGAGTCTGCTATCGACGGGCGACCGAAGCGGGAAATTCATCCCCCGAAGCCAAAAGACCTCCCTTACACCAATATTAAGCCTcgcaagaagaagcacgCTATTGAGCTCCGATTCTGCAACCAGGTGCTTAAGGAACTAACCAGCAAAAAACATGAGGAGTACTCGTTCCCCTTCCTTCTCCCAGTGGACCCCGTGGCTCTCAACTGCCCCTCGTACttcaagatcatcaaggagcCCATGGACCTGTCCACTGTGCAGGAAAAGATGAACAACAACGCCTACGAGACTGCggacgagtttgagagCGACGTGCGCCTCATTTTCAAGAACTGTTACCGGTTCAACCCTGATGGCACTCCCGTCAACAAGATGGGCAAGAGACTCGAAGCCATCTTCGACAAAAAGTGGGCTGAGAAGCCCATCccccctccttctcctcccccAACGATGGACGACTCCTCTGACTACGACGAGTACTCTTCGGATGAGGACCTCGCCTCTTCTATCACTAACCCTGCCATTGCATTTTTGGAAGAGCAGATTGAGAGAATGAAGCAGGAACTCaccaagatgaagaaggacgctGCTCGAGAGATGAAGCGGTCTCGACGGCGAGGCTCGTCCAAGCGATCGAAGTCCAGTTCTAAGCGAAAGGGTTCGCGGTCGTCCGATTCCGGCGGAGTGGTTGTCTCCTacgagatgaagaaggaacTCAGTGAGCGAATTCcccagctcaaggagaagcagcttcAGCATGTCATCAATCTCATTCACGAGTCGATGCCCCAGCTTAAGAGTGAGGGTCAGGATGAGATTGAGCTGGACATGGACCAGCTCGACCCCCACACGCTGATGAAGCTGTACAACTATGTTGTCAAGGACGACAGCAAGAAGAAATCATCTTCAGGAGGCAAGAGTACGTCTTCCTCCcgaccttcttcttctgtctATCCTGGTCAGCGGAAAAAGTCCAAGCCCATGTCTGAGAGTGAGCAGGCAcagcagattgagcagattcagaagaagctgcgaCAGTTTGATGAGGCTGAGGGCGGTTCTGCTACCCCTCCTCCCACCAACGGCCACTTTGATGATTCGTCTGACGATGACAGTGGTTCCAGTAGTGAAGAGGAGTAA
- a CDS encoding uncharacterized protein (Compare to YALI0E20559g, no similarity) — translation MSLEDRYGRYESGDESDIIDIHSDDDEAEEEEEEDDDFQAGPQDTPSRPPRSNKTPMHTVTKRIVALTPGKRHYQYISPSCSDNIDPIRCASMSPDPFAEENNKSSEVIARAPLSGLNITNESPQSPSRGGKEVVEGTEEADQTVGEETYIDEDHSGDVTLVQEGQEDKQNDSLRKIYSEEHRLLHSEPCLTRKRSPSAIRILTAHTHPQNSPSERVVYSWSDTSPDDSRFQYKDSSPYSVDLKNSTPPTQAEYPEDSDKENVSCAAPGGSVRLVAGMGSEICEADSPTQPRTKRRKNEGLKFGDRQQLSEEERLRQTLERVKHNAAEELAEVHAENEARISQLETDKQGLYLVIEALRNEVASQKEVIANLRAQAEF, via the coding sequence atgagcttggaggaTCGATATGGAAGGTACGAGAGCGGGGACGAAAGCGACATTATCGACATTCATtcagacgacgacgaagctgaagaagaggaggaggaagacgacgatTTCCAAGCGGGACCTCAAGACACACCTTCTCGACCTCCGCGAAGTAACAAAACACCCATGCACACGGTCACAAAACGCATTGTGGCTCTTACTCCCGGCAAGCGACACTACCAGTACATTTCGCCGTCGTGTTCAGACAACATTGACCCCATTCGATGTGCATCCATGTCGCCTGACCCGTTTGCTGAGGAAAACAACAAGAGCTCCGAGGTGATTGCGCGGGCGCCCCTGAGCGGTCTCAATATCACAAACGAATCTCCCCAGTCTCCATCACGGGGAGGGAAAGAAGTGGTTGAAGGCACAGAGGAGGCAGACCAGActgttggagaagagacatATATCGATGAAGACCACTCAGGAGATGTCACTCTAGTCCAGGAGGGCCAAGAAGACAAACAAAACGATAGTCTACGAAAAATATACTCGGAAGAGCACCGACTGTTGCATTCCGAGCCGTGTCTCACTCGAAAGCGGTCTCCTTCGGCAATTAGAATCCTCACAGCACACACACATCCCCAAAACTCGCCTTCCGAACGAGTTGTCTATTCATGGTCAGATACCTCGCCGGACGACTCTCGATTTCAATACAAGGATTCATCGCCCTACTCGGTAGACCTCAAAAACTCCACTCCGCCTACCCAGGCAGAGTACCCCGAAGACTCGGACAAGGAGAACGTGTCCTGCGCAGCTCCCGGAGGAAGTGTTCGTCTAGTGGCAGGGATGGGAAGCGAAATCTGTGAGGCAGACAGCCCGACTCAACCACGAACTAAAAGGCGCAAGAACGAAGGACTCAAGTTTGGAGACAGACAACAGCtgtcggaggaggagcgtcTGAGACAGACACTGGAGCGGGTCAAGCATAACGCGGCGGAGGAGCTGGCAGAGGTCCACGCAGAGAACGAGGCGCGAATATCGCAGCTGGAAACCGACAAGCAGGGTCTCTATCTGGTTATCGAGGCTCTCCGAAATGAAGTCGCTTCCCAGAAGGAAGTCATTGCTAACCTGAGAGCACAGGCTGAGTTCTGA
- a CDS encoding 40S ribosomal protein uS10 (Compare to YALI0E20581g, similar to uniprot|P38701 Saccharomyces cerevisiae YHL015w URP2 ribosomal protein, similar to Saccharomyces cerevisiae RPS20 (YHL015W); ancestral locus Anc_2.550) encodes MSFNKDKADAEAPQQLRKIRITLTSTKMKSLENVSADIISRAKNSNVGVKGPVRLPTKVLNITTRKTPNGEGSKTWDHFEMRIHKRLIDLHSPAEVVKKITSINIEPGVDVEVTIAA; translated from the exons ATGTCATTCAACAAGGATAAGGCCGACGCTGAAGctccccagcagctccGAAAGATCAGAATCACTCTGACTTCCACCAAGATGAAGTCTCTTGAGAACG tctCCGCTGACATCATCTCTCGAGCTAAGAACTCCAACGTTGGCGTCAAGGGCCCCGTCCGACTCCCCACCAAGGTTCTTAACATCACCACCCGAAAGACCCCTAACGGTGAGGGTTCCAAGACCTGGGATCACTTTGAGATGCGAATCCACAAGCGACTCATCGATCTCCACTCCCCTGCTGAGGttgtcaagaagatcaCCTCTATCAACATCGAGCCTGGTGTGGATGTTGAGGTCACCATTGCCGCTTAA
- a CDS encoding uncharacterized protein (Compare to YALI0E20603g, similar to uniprot|Q96X05 Emericella nidulans Sno- type pyridoxine vitamin B6 biosynthetic protein SNO1), which translates to MTKTQTVGVLALQGAFAEHCRHLEKAAAKLHKDVEVIEVRTPTELEKCEGLVIPGGESTAISLVAQRSAGMLDALRKFVTVDKKPTWGTCAGLILISSGIYDHKTEKQTLAGTPEIDAHGNKVADQTVSALFGGLDVVVSRNYFGRQLGSFIAPLKLSNFGVSSTITDKEAVFDAVFIRAPVVFKTLNDDVKVLAEVEDPSDPTKKLIVAVEQGHMMGTSFHPELSDDTRIHEIWLSKFL; encoded by the coding sequence ATGACCAAGACTCAGACCGTTGGTGTGCTTGCTCTTCAGGGAGCTTTCGCCGAGCACTGTCGACATCTCGAAAAGGCCGCTGCCAAGCTCCACAAGGATGTTGAGGTTATCGAGGTCCGAACCCCCaccgagctggagaagtgCGAGGGTCTGGTGATTCCCGGAGGCGAGTCCACCGCCATTTCTCTGGTGGCCCAGCGATCCGCCGGTATGCTGGATGCTCTGCGAAAGTTTGTCACTGTGGACAAGAAACCCACCTGGGGCACCTGTGCTGGTCTGATTCTCATCTCCTCCGGTATCTACGACCACAAGACCGAGAAGCAGACTCTGGCCGGCACCCCCGAGATTGACGCACACGGAAACAAGGTCGCTGACCAGACCGTTTCTGCTCTCTTTGGAGGCCTGGACGTGGTGGTGTCTCGAAACTACTTTGGCCGACAGCTGGGCTCCTTCATCGCCCCTCTCAAGCTTAGCAACTTTGGAGTCTCCTCTACAAtcaccgacaaggaggctgtTTTCGACGCCGTTTTCATCCGAGCTCCTGTAGTTTTCAAGACTCTCAACGACGACGTCAAGGTTCTGGCTGAGGTTGAGGATCCCTCTGATcccaccaagaagctcattgtGGCTGTCGAGCAGGGCCACATGATGGGCACCTCTTTCCACCCCGAGCTCAGTGACGACACTCGAATTCACGAGATCTGGCTCAGCAAGTTTTTGTAA
- a CDS encoding uncharacterized protein (Compare to YALI0E20625g, some similarities with uniprot|P18562 Saccharomyces cerevisiae YHR128w FUR1 uracil phosphoribosyltransferase, similar to Saccharomyces cerevisiae FUR1 (YHR128W); ancestral locus Anc_2.118) — MVYTSEQAVLQTKLAQLRDRKLNSRETRQLVAEISGSFAAEVLAKVFQRKDPEEKDRSNTVTSDLGHAVVVPQLKPTDSEYVIAPVLRSGQAMLDPFLAQLPAQDDPAVYHLGLYREESTLSPVEYYNKLPPPLPTATTKISHAFVLDPVIATGGTAKAVVEILKEWGVEHIVIVSLIASKQGIEKLSKLEGVEVYVVKGDEGLTDQGFLVPGIGDIGDRLFATKKVKY; from the coding sequence ATGGTATACACCTCAGAACAAGCAGTATTGCAGACCAAACTGGCGCAGCTTCGCGACCGGAAACTCAACTCGCGGGAAACCCGACAGCTGGTGGCGGAAATCTCAGGCTCGTTTGCGGCCGAAGTCCTGGCCAAGGTCTTCCAGCGAAAAGACCCCGAAGAGAAGGACAGATCCAACACGGTCACCTCGGACCTGGGGCATGCAGTGGTGGTTCCCCAACTCAAACCCACCGATAGTGAGTATGTGATTGCTCCCGTTCTCAGATCCGGACAGGCCATGCTGGATCCCTTTCTGGCCCAGCTGCCCGCCCAAGACGACCCTGCAGTCTACCATCTGGGACTGTACCGAGAGGAGTCGACGCTGAGTCCCGTGGAGTACTACAACAAGCTGCCTCCTCCCTTGCCCACggccaccaccaagatcAGCCACGCGTTTGTGCTGGATCCAGTGATTGCTACTGGAGGCACTGCCAAGGCCGTGGTGGAAATTCTCAAGGAGTGGGGCGTGGAACATATTGTCATCGTGTCGCTGATTGCATCCAAACAGGGCATTGAGAAGCTTTCGAAGCTCGAGGGCGTGGAGGTATACGTGGTCAAGGGAGATGAGGGCCTCACCGATCAGGGCTTCCTGGTTCCTGGAATCGGAGACATTGGAGATCGTCTTTTCGCCACAAAGAAGGTCAAATATTAG
- a CDS encoding uncharacterized protein (Compare to YALI0E20647g, similar to uniprot|Q9C2K0 Neurospora crassa) yields the protein MDYLLTLPSVRDRSTAVFNQAKVDKLTNFTADFEKLPAVAEYVHKLIERDYQSDASRIPPHGRWQHFDVGHKRLEPLIESWEKKGVSKDEVAARLVDLFVVSVLLDAGAGPTWKYTEGSGEQTGRSEGIAIASLDMFAAGIFGDPDIVTGPGLERLTLSQLSDGFQVSKTNPMDGLEGRYNLLVRLGKALIASPELFGPSARPGHLITYLKSTEEPIEIATLWEALMKGLGPIWPAGRLKINGKALGDAWVCSSLPNPSGDEAGSVTPFHKLTQWLTYSILVPMKEYGGLKFVGEEQLTGLPEYRNGGLLVDFGVLTLKPEALKQSLSGANDLPKFEPSSDVIVEWRALTVGFLDALLPMVNAMLETPLVLPQLLEAGTWKAGREIAKEKRSNGGPPIEIQSDGTVF from the coding sequence ATGGACTACCTACTTACACTACCCTCGGTGAGAGATAGGTCGACAGCCGTGTTCAACCAGGCCAAGGTCGACAAGCTCACCAACTTCACCGCGGACTTTGAAAAGCTACCTGCCGTGGCAGAGTACGTCCATAAACTCATTGAACGAGACTACCAGTCGGACGCCTCCAGAATCCCCCCTCACGGACGATGGCAACACTTTGACGTGGGTCACAAACGCCTGGAGCCCCTCATTGAGTCCTGGGAGAAAAAAGGAGtctccaaggacgaggtTGCAGCTAGACTGGTCgatctgtttgtggtgtCTGTGCTTCTGGATGCCGGAGCAGGGCCCACCTGGAAGTACACAGAAGGCTCCGGAGAGCAGACAGGGCGATCCGAGGGAATCGCAATTGCCTCCCTCGACATGTTCGCCGCGGGAATCTTTGGTGATCCCGATATTGTGACGGGTCCCGGCCTAGAAAGGCTCACCCTCAGCCAGCTCAGTGATGGCTTCCAAGTAAGCAAGACGAACCCGATGGACGGCCTTGAGGGACGGTACAATCTGCTCGTCCGGCTAGGAAAGGCTCTCATCGCTTCTCCTGAGCTCTTTGGACCCTCTGCTCGCCCAGGTCATCTCATCACTTACCTCAAGAGCACAGAAGAGCCCATCGAGATAGCAACTCTCTGGGAGGCGCTGATGAAGGGCCTGGGCCCCATTTGGCCTGCGGGACGACTCAAGATAAACGGTAAGGCTCTGGGAGACGCTTGGGTATGTTCCTCTCTCCCCAACCCTTCAGGAGACGAAGCTGGATCTGTCACGCCTTTCCACAAACTCACCCAGTGGCTGACGTACTCCATTCTGGTCCCCATGAAGGAGTATGGAGGCCTCAAGTTTGTGGGAGAAGAGCAACTTACTGGTCTACCCGAGTACCGAAACGGAGGTCTTCTGGTCGATTTCGGGGTTCTGACTCTCAAGCCTGAGGCACTGAAACAATCGCTTAGTGGTGCCAATGACCTTCCCAAGTTTGAGCCCTCCTCTGACGTGATTGTCGAGTGGAGAGCTCTTACCGTTGGCTTCCTGGATGCCCTTCTTCCCATGGTCAATGCTATGCTGGAAACGCCTCTTGTGTTGCCCCAACTTTTGGAGGCTGGCACTTGGAAGGCTGGTCGTGAAATTGCCAAGGAAAAGCGATCCAACGGCGGGCCTCCTATTGAGATTCAGAGCGATGGCACTGTGTTCTAA
- a CDS encoding uncharacterized protein (Compare to YALI0E20669g, similar to Saccharomyces cerevisiae YGR283C and YMR310C; ancestral locus Anc_5.7, similar to KLLA0F03058g Kluyveromyces lactis) — protein sequence MSELKRKTPEEHKAKKKAKQQEFESTLTPNQESELQTTTPKEAQLSVTLVVPSTCISETVVKSYQQAVHTAYQIARAAVAYNVDEIVIYEPSERPDIKQEKTKKSETSSFGKPKIVFNSDASNDHKPELSERAVTLASLLQFFVTPDYLRKSIFTPETTTTNFEYAKKLPKLLLPFMESRDARYKEGMSIPMILNKNVKSKISKQKRNVKKAEAKGIELQPPTVDGATPYINIGAAEPHELEYGQTVPVGVRVTVDTKENKVVSATEAYGQDTGYSVRVATDFSHIFTMPSTPEGYDYTVWCPGGEFRQSELAPETQPKPILALPRTVKRPLFVFGQWDHVEDAVKHDTALGVSGAKELFDSKVDFKRPVRVEDGVFVALDRLA from the exons ATGTCAGAA CTCAAGAGAAAGACTCCTGAGGAGcacaaggccaagaagaaggccaaacAGCAGGAGTTTGAGTCCACCCTCACACCCAACCAAGAGAGCGAGCTCCAGACCACGACTCCCAAGGAGGCTCAGCTTTCTGTGACTCTCGTTGTGCCCTCCACTTGCATTTCAGAGACTGTTGTCAAGTCTTACCAACAAGCTGTCCACACTGCTTACCAGATTGCTCGAGCTGCGGTGGCCTACAACGTGGACGAGATTGTCATCTACGAACCCTCAGAGCGGCCCGACatcaagcaggagaagaccaaAAAGTCCGAGACTAGCTCGTTTGGAAAGCCCAAGATTGTCTTCAACTCTGACGCATCTAACGACCACAAGCCCGAGCTGTCCGAGCGAGCTGTGACACTGGCTTCTCTGCTGCAGTTTTTCGTCACCCCCGATTACCTGCGAAAGTCCATTTTCACCCCGGAAACCACTACAACCAACTTTGAGtacgccaagaagctgcccaagctgctgctacCGTTCATGGAGTCGCGAGACGCCCGATACAAGGAGGGCATGTCGATCCCAATGatcctcaacaagaacgtCAAGAGCAAGATCTCCAAACAAAAGAGAAacgtcaagaaggctgagGCCAAGGGTATCGAGCTGCAGCCACCAACCGTTGATGGTGCCACTCCTTACATCAACATTGGCGCTGCAGAGCCCCACGAGCTCGAATATGGCCAGACCGTTCCTGTGGGCGTCAGAGTGACTGTGGATAccaaggagaacaaggTTGTGTCAGCCACAGAGGCTTACGGACAAGATACCGGGTACTCTGTTCGTGTGGCCACCGACTTCTCTCACATCTTCACCATGCCCTCTACTCCCGAGGGATACGACTACACCGTGTGGTGTCCTGGTGGAGAGTTCCGACAGAGCGAGCTTGCACCGGAAACACAGCCCAAGCCCATTCTGGCCCTGCCCCGAACTGTCAAGCGgcctctgtttgtgtttggacAGTGGGATCACGTCGAGGACGCCGTCAAGCACGACACTGCGCTTGGAGTGTCTGGAGCCAAGGAGCTGTTCGATAGTAAAGTGGATTTCAAGAGACCTGTTCGAGTGGAAGACGGAGTTTTTGTTGCTCTTGATCGGCTGGCATAG